The DNA window TGTTGAAGGGAACCAACTTTATTCTTAGTCTTTGCATCTGTTAAGTCCCCTGATAAATAGGCATCTCAATCAGGAATAATACTCCACAAACGTTTCACCACTGCCACAAGCCAGGGCAGAGTTTTGAAGGCATTTGGACCAGGAACTGATAGCATAAGTCTCTGAATAAATACTGTTGCACTATTTGATAGCTCCATGTCTATTGCTTATACAGAAAATTCTTTAAATGTATCCAGCTCAAGCATGTATAGGAATTGAGGGTTTAAAAATGtgctctaaaaataaaattatgaccCATTTACATCTTGTTTTGGGTTTAACAAATGGCCATGCATAAGGGATTACTAataagttaattaattaattggctAGATATTAAGCAATTAACAATTAACAGTTCTtggttcaagtttggtttattcgtcacatacatagtcatacacagtataacgcgcagtgaaatggtggtggTTATTACTGTAAACAGCCAGGTGATGATGATACTGCAGCCTACTCACATTGCAGGTTTCTGACAATAGTCTCTAAATGTTTACACTCACCTGTAGCCAGTACAAGGGCTGGTTTAATGACATCTATAGTGTCAGTACAGAATCTTTCAAAGTCTGGTATGCGTCTTGGATCATGGAAGCGACTAATATGAATGTCCGATACCTGTAGAAAACAGCAACACAGGTTATAACTCATTAGTAGGCAACTTCTTAGTAGGCATGTATATAAACCTATTTAGCTATAGGACAAGAAGGTTTTCTCAGGGGTATTAGTGGAGGCATCTACTGCAAGCCAGAATCCAGATCAGCCAGACTTTCCTGCTAATCTACACTATATACTCTGTTTCATTGTTTAAGGCACTTCTTGCCACACATCTAGTTTGACAACCATTAAACGCTAAAAATGGGCTGAACTGGTAATATTTCAAGAGACGTGCTTAGAACTTCCATTGTTTCTGCTCTAGCACACCTGTTAAACCTAATAGTTATATGATGAGTTTAATgaaacaagcagaaaaaaaaaataataaaaaaaaattaaaaaaattaaaaaaaatcaccaaatTGTCCTGGACTCTGGCTCCAGGTTTGCAGAAATTTTCccagatatctctctctctctcatattgtgtgtgtgtgtgtgtgtgtgtgtgtgtgtgtgtgtgtatgtatatatatatatatatatatatatatatatatatatatatatatatatatatatatatatatatatatatatatatacacacacacacacacacacacacacacacacacacacacacaaatatataaacataaaacaactaCTATATGTCCTAGCTACTGATGCAGGCTCAAGGCAGAATTTTATTTATAGTTAACGAATCCCTATTCTTTATTGTCAGTCATATGTATTTTGTGAGCTCTCAGTTACCGGGAAGTTAGTTTGATGGTACTGATCCGATCCCAAATGCATCTTGGCAACTCACCTGAATAAACCAAAATACGTTATCCAGCTGCTCACCGGGATATGGTGGCTCGATTTTCTTAATACGATCGCCATCAGAATGCTTTAAACTCCGTTGAGGGTGCCAAGCGGTGTCATAACTATCCAGCACCCAAGAAGCAAAGCACGCAAGCACTAAGCCGATAATAACCAGAAGGGCAAATACCCGTAGCATCCCGACAGGAACAGCTCTTAAGGTGACGCGACAGAAGTCCAAACCCCTGACCAAAATCACTGACATGTAATAAACACGGGATAGGTGGCCATGGCCTTTCTTTCCTCGGGCTGGAGTAGCTTCATGGGAGATTTCGGCAACCTAGAAAATCCTCGGCTGTTCAATGGAAGGAAGACTGGGCAAAGCTTGCAATAGGACCAATCCTGTACAATTGAAACTTCCGCGTTGATGGGCTTTTACAGCCAGGCCACATATCGTGCACTGACAAGCCATGTGACTCGTTTCCGCAAAGCAGGAAAACGCGCTTCCGTAGAGAATGCGTTAGGGACTGTACCTTGAATGCTACGTGAGCTTGTCACGGAATTCTTGTCAAAGATCATTTGGCTACTTAGATCATTtgcttaaaaaaagaaagaaagattgcttttaaatgaaaacGACATAAGTGTTGATTCGGTCTGGATTACCATTGCCCATGCAGAAGTCTAAACGTATGCCTAGAGGGTAAACTGTGATCGCGGTTATCTTACGCAAGGCTTACCATAGTTCCACAGCCGTCCATTTAACATTTGGTTGGCAATTTATATTACATGATTAATTAATTAGCTAACGCTCCGAGGACGCCCTACCCTTGCGCTCATGCATCTGCGCATGTGCAGTAGCTTCTAGTTCCGTGGTGGACGACGAATCCTTTACCGCTGTAACTACTGAAGGCATAAAATGACTTTAACGTCTTTGTGGATGTAAAGCCGGTTttagtgtgctgtgtttgtggctCTCGCTTATAAGATTCTAAACCAGATAGCTACGTCGTTTGTGCCAAGTGAACGGTCCTGTAGTTAGCTAGCCAAGGTAAGAAACTTTGACAGTAGCAGCAACACGCTAGCTGTCCTAGCTAAGATAGCTTAGCTCTTTTTAGTCAGCGGGTTCATTCGGCTGGTGTGCACGACCGCCGATAGCGTTTAAACCCTCACATCAAGAAGGCGAAACGCTCGCTTAGACGTTGATTGAGTCGGGAGTGCCCGTTCTGAATCTCCATGCTAAATGGCTAAGAAGACCTATGATCTGTTGTTCAAGCTCCTACTTATTGGAGATTCTGGTGTGGGAAAAACTTGTGTGTTGTTTCGCTTCTCCGATGACGCTTTTAACACGACGTTTATTTCGACCATCGGTAAGGAAAGCgcaactgtgtttgtgttgttgtgttaaCTGCAGTAACCGTAGAATCTGGGTCCACATATAATCTAGCCAAGCCTAATTGTAAACTATACATGTATGCGTTGCTCAGAAATATACAGGCCAGTTATGCATGCAGGCCAGTTATGCATACAGACAAAATGTGATATGATGACAATAAATGAGAGATTACACATCACAATTGGTGAAAAAGGAAGTGTAACTTAGGTTTGTGTGGTAAAGtttatattctcttttttttcaggaatagacttcaaaattaaaacagttGAACTGCAAGGCAAGAGGATTAAACTTCAGATATGGTGAGTCTTCAATACTGAAATATCTGGAATATATCCTGTGCAGTTAAGAAAGGATCTGTAAATTATAATGGTTTCATTTTAGGGATACTGCTGGCCAGGAGCGCTTTCACACCATCACAACCTCGTACTACAGAGGAGCTATGGGGATCCTGCTGGTCTATGACATCACTAACGCCAAAAGCTTCGAGAACATAAGCAAATGGTTGCGAAACATTGAGGAGGTAACTGGATCATAATTTAATAGATCCTTAAGATCATAGTTGATTGTAATTTAACATGATGGTTGATTGGGTCAAgaaatccttttttttgtgtgtgtgtgtatgaccatGATTTTGGTCAACATAGCTGTTCTTTTCTGTCACAGTATCTCCAGTTGAATCTGTGTTTCCTTACATGACATTAGAGAGGAAAATGCCATTTTGGCACAACACCAATTTTTCAGTAAACAGTTATGTCAGTCACAACAGTTAGTGTGTTTTTCATGCTGATGTCATGTTTAACACAGATTGTAATTATTCCCCTAGCATGCAAATGAGGATGTGGAAAGAATGCTGCTGGGTAACAA is part of the Electrophorus electricus isolate fEleEle1 chromosome 13, fEleEle1.pri, whole genome shotgun sequence genome and encodes:
- the LOC113588217 gene encoding ras-related protein Rab-10-like, which produces MAKKTYDLLFKLLLIGDSGVGKTCVLFRFSDDAFNTTFISTIGIDFKIKTVELQGKRIKLQIWDTAGQERFHTITTSYYRGAMGILLVYDITNAKSFENISKWLRNIEEHANEDVERMLLGNKCDMENMRVVPKARGEQIASEHNIRFFETSAKANINIETAFLTLAEDILRKTPGKETAPENVDMNRQSGSAGGMKCCS